Proteins from one Mycolicibacter virginiensis genomic window:
- the trxB gene encoding thioredoxin-disulfide reductase yields the protein MSETPSTHDVIIIGSGPAGYTAAIYAARAQLAPLVFEGTAFGGALMTTTEVENFPGFRNGIMGPELMDEMREQALRFGADLRMEDIESVDLDGQVKTVVTADGETHRARAVILAMGAAARYLNIPGEQELLGRGVSSCATCDGFFFRDQDIAVIGGGDSAMEEATFLTRFARSVTLVHRRDEFRASKIMLNRARENDKIRFLTNSVPVAVEGEATVTGLRVRDTETGAETTLPVTGVFVAIGHDPRSALVRGAVDLDPDGYVRVQQPSSRTSLEGVFAAGDLVDRTYRQAITAAGTGCAAAIDAERWLAESEDSADTAEAHDSGTETLMGAPQ from the coding sequence ATGTCTGAGACACCATCCACCCACGATGTGATCATCATCGGTTCCGGCCCGGCCGGGTACACCGCCGCGATCTACGCCGCCCGGGCGCAACTGGCCCCGCTGGTCTTCGAGGGGACCGCCTTCGGCGGTGCGCTGATGACCACCACCGAGGTAGAGAACTTCCCCGGCTTCCGCAACGGCATCATGGGCCCGGAGCTGATGGACGAGATGCGCGAGCAGGCGCTGCGCTTCGGCGCTGACCTGCGCATGGAGGACATCGAATCGGTGGATCTGGATGGGCAAGTCAAGACCGTGGTCACCGCCGACGGCGAGACACACCGGGCCCGCGCGGTCATCTTGGCCATGGGCGCAGCCGCCCGCTACCTGAACATCCCCGGTGAGCAGGAACTGCTCGGCCGCGGGGTGAGCTCGTGTGCCACCTGCGACGGGTTCTTCTTCCGCGACCAGGACATCGCCGTGATCGGCGGCGGCGACTCCGCGATGGAGGAGGCCACCTTCTTGACCCGCTTCGCCCGCAGCGTGACGTTGGTGCACCGCCGTGACGAGTTCCGCGCCTCGAAGATCATGCTCAACCGGGCCCGCGAGAACGACAAGATCCGTTTCCTCACCAACAGCGTCCCGGTGGCCGTGGAGGGTGAGGCGACCGTGACCGGGCTGCGGGTGCGCGACACCGAGACCGGCGCGGAAACCACGCTGCCGGTGACCGGCGTGTTCGTCGCGATCGGCCACGACCCCCGCTCGGCGCTGGTACGGGGCGCCGTCGACCTGGACCCGGACGGCTACGTACGAGTCCAGCAGCCGAGTTCCCGCACCTCCTTGGAGGGGGTCTTCGCGGCCGGCGACCTGGTGGACCGCACCTACCGGCAGGCGATCACCGCGGCCGGAACCGGCTGCGCGGCCGCCATCGACGCCGAACGCTGGCTGGCAGAATCCGAAGACTCGGCCGATACAGCCGAAGCCCACGACAGCGGTACTGAAACCTTGATGGGAGCACCACAGTGA
- the trxA gene encoding thioredoxin, whose translation MTDNRTNDHATVNVSDATFAADVLASSKPVLVDFWATWCGPCKMVAPVLEEIAAEQADQLTVAKLDVDANPDTARDFNVVSIPTLILFKDGQPVKRIVGAKGKAALLRELADAT comes from the coding sequence GTGACCGACAACCGCACGAACGACCACGCCACGGTGAACGTCTCCGACGCCACCTTCGCCGCCGACGTACTGGCCAGCAGTAAGCCCGTGCTGGTGGACTTCTGGGCGACCTGGTGCGGGCCCTGCAAGATGGTGGCCCCGGTACTGGAGGAGATCGCCGCCGAGCAGGCTGATCAGCTCACCGTCGCCAAGCTCGACGTGGACGCCAACCCGGACACCGCGCGGGACTTCAACGTGGTCTCGATCCCCACCTTGATCCTGTTCAAGGACGGTCAGCCGGTGAAGCGGATCGTCGGGGCCAAGGGCAAAGCCGCACTGCTGCGGGAGCTCGCAGACGCGACCTAG